The genomic stretch CCCTCCAGATGGCCCAGGCGGTCGAGCCCTACCACCCCATGTTCTTCGAGGAGCCGCTCCGGCCCGAGAATATCGAGGCCATGGGGAGGCTGCACCGGAAGATCCCCGTTCCCATCGCCACCGGGGAGATGCTCTACACCAAGTACGAGTTCAGGGACGTGATCGCGGCCGAAGCCGCCGACATACTGCAGCCGGACCTGCTGTTGTGCGGCGGGCTCATGGAGTCCAAGAAGATCGCCGCCATGGCCGAGGCCGAATATCTGACCATCGCCCCGCACAGCCCGCTGGGTCCCGTCTCCACGGCCGTGTCGACCCACTTTGCCGCGTCCACGCCCAATTTCATCATTCTGGAGTACCGGGACGACAGCCAGGGTCCCATGCGCAACCTGATCCTGGAGCCCCTGAAACGAAATGGGGGCTACCTGGAGCTGCCTCAGGATCCGGGCCTGGGAATCGAACTCAACGAGAAGGCCTTCGCCGGCAACCCGCTCAAGAAATGGCATCGCCCCTTTGTCATTGAGCCCGACGGCAACATCGCCTACCAATGATCGAGAGTCCGGGTCCCAATTCCCATTCCGTTCGCCCCTGTCTCCGGCTGAGGCCGGAGGACATTGAACCGAGAGCGAGGTCCATCGTGAGCCGAATCCTCCTGATCTGCATCCTGGTCATTGGTATGTCCACCCTTCTGCCGGCCGGACCTCTGGAGCGGTACGTGGCGGTGGACGACGTCTGCGCCTGGCCCAACCTGACGCTGCTCAAGAACGGGACGCTGACCGCCACCATCTTCAACCAGCCCCATCACGGCCTGGGAGAAGGTGACGTGGAATCGTGGGTCAGCACCGACGGCGGCCGCAAGTGGGAGCTCGGGGGCGTCGTGGCCCCCCACGAGGACGGGTCGAACCGCATGAACGTGGCTGCCGGCGCGGCCCATGACGGGTCGGTGGTGGTGTTGGCCTCCGGCTGGGGAGGAGCAGGCTTCCGGGAGCGGATACTCCCGTCCCTGGTGTGCCGCTCCAGCGACGGCGGCAGGACCTGGGAGCAGAGTCCCGGCGTGACCCTTCCTGACGGCGTCCAAAACCTCATCCCCTTTGGAGACATCGTTCAGGCTCCGGGGAACGTCCTGGTGGCTCCCGGCTACTCCTGGAAACTGCCCAATATCCCGAGCGGTTCGACGGCCTACGTGCTCTTCAGCCTCGACGACGGGCGGACCTGGACGGAGAATGCCGTCATCGCCGAGGACGACTTCAACGAAACGGCCCTGATCCGCCTCAAGAGCGGCCGCTGGCTGGCGGCCAT from Acidobacteriota bacterium encodes the following:
- a CDS encoding sialidase family protein; protein product: MSRILLICILVIGMSTLLPAGPLERYVAVDDVCAWPNLTLLKNGTLTATIFNQPHHGLGEGDVESWVSTDGGRKWELGGVVAPHEDGSNRMNVAAGAAHDGSVVVLASGWGGAGFRERILPSLVCRSSDGGRTWEQSPGVTLPDGVQNLIPFGDIVQAPGNVLVAPGYSWKLPNIPSGSTAYVLFSLDDGRTWTENAVIAEDDFNETALIRLKSGRWLAAIRTRGDGHLELFSSEDEARSWTPGGTLTPPRHHPAHLVQLYDGRVILTYGIREASRKGVGYRVSSDDGRTWGPPDQLVHLEGTGDGGYPATVQLADEMLVTAYYSDGIGEHRRYHMGVVRWLPPGK